A region from the Helicoverpa armigera isolate CAAS_96S chromosome 6, ASM3070526v1, whole genome shotgun sequence genome encodes:
- the LOC110371933 gene encoding uncharacterized protein LOC110371933 yields the protein MKVLIAFALFLAAVIPLDGENNVVSGDDKKSRKHYGLSYHNKCKDFVKTFTCMTSCKSIGFQVFRMDFKCKCYCHELKTTTILPFFKWRTNGTTKTWAKTHSPSLYHVVGTLSPATYPDYGDLEGNDTMANDTSTGNDTTSVAAGGENSTEAAGGDSTGEIDGAGGNGTDGTGAAATGGAADATTLAA from the exons ATGAAGGTGCTAATCGCGTTCGCATTATTCCTGGCTGCAGTTATACCATTGGATGGAGAGAACAACGTCGTCAGCG GTGATGATAAAAAATCAAGAAAGCATTATGGGTTGAGTTATCATAACAAATGCAAAGattttgttaaaacttttaCATGCATGACTTCATGTAAAAGCATTGGCTTCCAAGTATTTAGGATGGATTTCAAATGTAAATGTTATTGTCACGAGTTGAAGACTACGACAATATTACCTTTCTTTAAGTGGCGAACTAATGGTACCACGAAGACCTGGGCAAAGACTCATAGCCCGAGTTTATACCACGTTGTTGGCACCCTGTCGCCTGCGACCTATCCTGACTATGGAGACCTGGAGGGTAATGATACAATGGCTAACGACACGAGCACTGGTAACGACACGACGAGTGTCGCAGCAGGCGGCGAGAACAGCACGGAGGCGGCGGGCGGGGACAGCACAGGCGAGATTGATGGGGCCGGTGGCAACGGCACCGATGGCACCGGTGCCGCTGCCACCGGTGGCGCAGCCGACGCAACAACCCTCGCAGCATAA
- the LOC110371927 gene encoding uncharacterized protein LOC110371927 produces MNELLLLLSFMLTRCSIISVIGETSDVAILPLGTLEDFTFPNATIMNDINITKILRYGFHDTQKCKKFERAYACIHLCLSKGYDIARSNKDCFCKCYKDKNKQKYFPRPINKWKMPTTKTPFWANPNPVPLAQVDDQEEQIDILKQPCNETGANNTQEIMDQESYNTTANDTLSPGNITEDNSTTDSTETNEPEVTGEAETEETEADDQQ; encoded by the exons ATGAATGAACTCCTATTGTTGTTGTCTTTTATGCTTACAAGATGTTCTATAATATCAGTTATTGGAGAAACATCCGATG TTGCAATACTTCCACTTGGGACTCTTGAGGATT ttaCGTTTCCAAATGCGACTATTATGAATG ACATCAACATAACAAAGATACTTCGTTATGGCTTCCACGACACAcagaaatgtaaaaaatttgAGAGAGCTTACGCTTGTATACATTTGTGCTTATCAAAGGGTTACGACATTGCTCGTTCTAATAAGGATTGCTTTTGTAAATGTTACAAggataaaaataagcaaaaatatttccCAAGACCAATCAACAAATGGAAGATGCCAACAACGAAGACACCATTCTGGGCAAACCCTAATCCTGTTCCTTTAGCACAAGTGGACGACCAGGAGGAAcaaattgacattttaaagCAACCGTGTAATGAAACAGGAGCTAACAATACACAGGAGATAATGGACCAAGAATCATACAACACTACCGCTAATGATACTTTGTCACCTGGGAACATAACTGAGGATAACAGCACAACTGATTCAACTGAGACAAATGAACCTGAAGTGACAGGAGAAGCAGAGACAGAAGAAACAGAGGCAGATGACCAACAATGA